The sequence CGTTGCTACGGTTGGTCGGGTGGTTGATGGCTGTTTTGGAGACCGGTTATCGCGGGCCGAAATTGCAGGTGGATATCCACGCCTCGCACCAATCGCTGACCACTGAGGGCGTGGCGCTGTTCAATCAGCGTTATCCACAGGGCTTGCCTGAGTCGTGGGGCGGGCACGGGCCGGAGGAGGTTAATGGCGTGCGCTACTACTCGTGGTCGGGGACGTTGCAGCCGGGCAAGACTGATCGTGGCGGCAATCTGTTTGATGGGACCAATCGCAGCTGTCGCCTGTTTGCGAAAACCTTCGTGCGTGAGCCGGGGCAGTGCGATGGGATGGTCGGGCGGTATAGCTCGCATCTTGGGACGGTGATTGGCGATGACTATCCGCTGGACCACTTCGATATCGTCAATCAGTCGCTGGGGCTGGTCGGCAAGGGTGCGGATCCGGTGCGGCTGTTTGTCGAGCATGCGGCGCGGCTTGAGGCTGCCGGGGTTTAGCCCTGAGACCGCGTCATCGTTCTTCGCGAGCAGGCTCGCTCCCACATTCGAATGCATTCCAACAGAAGGAATGCGGACACCTGTGGGAGCGAGCCTGCTCGCGAAGAGGGCCTATCAGGCAACGCTTAATTTGCGGCCCAACACGGTGGTCCAGCGCTCGGAAAGAATCACCCCGCCCAACGTCAACAGCCCACCCACCAGGTGATACATCGCCAACTGTTCCTTCAACACCACCGCTGCAATCAGCGCGGTAATCAACGGCAGCAGGTTAAAGAACAACGTCGTGCGGCTCGGCCCCAGACGCTGCACAGCCTGCATCCACGCCAGCGGCGCGAGCATCGACGCCAACAGACACGCATACAACACCAGCGGAATGTTCTGCAGGGTCAAACCGGTCTTCGGCGAAGCGGCATACAGTGGAAACAGCACGACAATTGCCACCAGCACTTGCAAATACAGCAACACCAGCGGCGGCAGGCGCAGCTGCCATTTTTTCAGCAGCGTGCTGTAGATCGCATAGGCCAGGGTCGCGATCAGCATCATCGCATCACCCATGTTCACGCCGTGTTGCAGCAGTGCGCCGAGGCTGCCCGACGACACCACCACCAGCACGCCAGCAAATGACAATACTGCACCGACCAGTGCTCCCGCCGTCAGGCGCTGCCCAAGGCTGATGATCGCCATGGCCAGCGACATCAATGGCATCAGCGACAGGATGATGCCCATGTTGGTCGCGGTAGTCAGAGTCGCAGCGAAATAGGCGAGGCTTTGATACACCGCCATGCCAAGTACGCCGAGGACGAAAATCTTGCCCAGGTTCGGACGGATCTGCGGCCAGTGCGCGATCACCGCTTTGAGCATGAACGGGGTGAACAGCAAGCCGGCCAGCAGCCAGCGGTA comes from Pseudomonas sp. RU47 and encodes:
- a CDS encoding esterase/lipase family protein: MSTRYPLVLVPGMLGFIRLVLYPYWYGIIKALRRGGATVIAVQVSPLNSTEVRGEQLLARIDEILRETGAQKVNLFGHSQGSLTARYAAAKRPDLVASVTSVAGPNHGSELADYLEKNYPADSAKGRLLEALLRLVGWLMAVLETGYRGPKLQVDIHASHQSLTTEGVALFNQRYPQGLPESWGGHGPEEVNGVRYYSWSGTLQPGKTDRGGNLFDGTNRSCRLFAKTFVREPGQCDGMVGRYSSHLGTVIGDDYPLDHFDIVNQSLGLVGKGADPVRLFVEHAARLEAAGV
- a CDS encoding DMT family transporter, which gives rise to MQYAFPLLAIFIWAGNTVINKLAVGAIFPAEIGFYRWLLAGLLFTPFMLKAVIAHWPQIRPNLGKIFVLGVLGMAVYQSLAYFAATLTTATNMGIILSLMPLMSLAMAIISLGQRLTAGALVGAVLSFAGVLVVVSSGSLGALLQHGVNMGDAMMLIATLAYAIYSTLLKKWQLRLPPLVLLYLQVLVAIVVLFPLYAASPKTGLTLQNIPLVLYACLLASMLAPLAWMQAVQRLGPSRTTLFFNLLPLITALIAAVVLKEQLAMYHLVGGLLTLGGVILSERWTTVLGRKLSVA